The following are from one region of the Syngnathus typhle isolate RoL2023-S1 ecotype Sweden linkage group LG22, RoL_Styp_1.0, whole genome shotgun sequence genome:
- the akirin2 gene encoding akirin-2, which yields MACGATLKRTLDFDPLMSQASPKRRRCAPIRSPVSSPQKYLRLEPSPFGQVSSRLTTEQILHNIKQEYKRLKRRNLDTYFQQVDGFSTLDLLNVPSASSPSGSCSGASSPTKKEQPLFSLRQVGMICERLLKEREDNIREEYDEILTTKLAEQYDAFVKFTHDQLMRRFGEQPASYVS from the exons ATGGCGTGTGGGGCTACGCTGAAGAGGACTCTGGATTTTGACCCATTAATGAGCCAGGCTTCCCCCAAGAGGAGGAGGTGCGCCCCGATACGGTCTCCCGTCTCCTCGCCGCAGAAGTACCTCCGCCTGGAGCCTTCGCCGTTCGGACAAGTGTCGTCCAGACTTACCACAG AGCAAATCCTGCACAACATCAAACAGGAGTATAAGCGGCTCAAACGGCGAAACTTGGACACGTATTTCCAACAAGTAGACGGCTTCTCGACTCTGGATCTTCTCAATGTCCCCAGTGCATCTTCCCCATCAG GTTCTTGCTCAGGTGCGTCCTCCCCCACCAAGAAGGAGCAGCCTTTATTTTCCCTTCGGCAAGTTGGAATGATCTGCGAAAGACTACTAAAGGAACGCGAGGATAACATTCGAGAGGAGTATGATGAGATTCTGACCACAAAATTAGCAG AGCAGTATGATGCCTTTGTCAAGTTCACGCATGATCAGCTCATGCGAAGGTTTGGAGAACAACCTGCCAgct ATGTTTCTTGA
- the cnr1 gene encoding cannabinoid receptor 1: MQSVLDAVADTTFRTITSGLQYLGSNDANYDDAVSEVDFKGVFSLQKPLSSFRSNAFPDKIPPDEELILRGFYPTNATELLSNRTTFRDEGNNIQCGENFMDMECFMILTPSQQLAVAVMSLTLGTFTVLENLVVLCVILQSRTLRCRPSYHFIGSLAVADLLGSVIFVYSFLDFHVFHRKDSPNVFLFKLGGVTASFTASVGSLFLTAIDRYISIHRPLAYRRIVTRTKAVIAFCMMWTISIVIAVLPLLGWNCKRLKSVCSDIFPLIDENYLLFWIGVTSVLVLFIIYAYIYILWKAHHHAVRMLSRTSQKSLVVYSADGTKVQTTRPEQARMDIRLAKTLVLILAVLIICWGPVLAIMVYDLFWRMDDDIKTVFAFCSMLCLLNSTVNPIIYALRSKDLRHAFLSSCHACRGSGQQLDNSLESDCQNRNISANRAAESCVKTTVKIAKVTMSVSTETSAEAV; encoded by the coding sequence ATGCAGTCCGTGCTGGATGCTGTGGCCGACACCACCTTCCGGACTATCACCTCTGGTTTACAATATCTGGGTTCCAACGACGCCAACTACGATGATGCCGTCAGTGAAGTGGACTTCAAGGGCGTGTTCTCCCTGCAGAAGCCCTTGTCCTCCTTCCGCAGCAACGCCTTCCCTGACAAGATCCCCCCTGACGAGGAGCTGATCCTCAGGGGATTCTACCCCACCAATGCCACAGAGCTCCTGTCCAACCGGACCACGTTCCGGGACGAGGGCAATAACATCCAATGCGGGGAGAACTTCATGGACATGGAGTGCTTCATGATTCTGACGCCCAGTCAGCAGCTGGCCGTGGCCGTCATGTCGCTCACCCTCGGGACCTTCACAGTCCTGGAGAACCTGGTGGTGCTCTGCGTGATCCTGCAGTCGCGCACCCTCCGCTGCAGGCCCTCCTACCACTTCATCGGCAGCCTGGCCGTGGCCGACCTGCTGGGCAGCGTCATCTTCGTCTACAGCTTCTTGGACTTCCACGTGTTCCACCGGAAAGACAGCCCCAACGTGTTTCTCTTCAAGCTGGGCGGAGTGACGGCGTCGTTCACCGCTTCTGTCGGCAGCCTCTTCCTCACCGCCATCGACCGCTACATCTCCATCCACCGACCTTTGGCCTACAGACGTATCGTGACCCGGACCAAGGCGGTCATCGCCTTTTGCATGATGTGGACCATCTCCATCGTCATCGCCGTGCTACCTCTGTTGGGCTGGAACTGTAAGCGCCTCAAGTCCGTGTGCTCCGACATATTCCCCCTCATCGACGAGAACTACCTGCTCTTCTGGATCGGGGTGACCAGCGTGCTGGTTCTTTTCATCATCTACGCCTACATCTACATCCTGTGGAAAGCCCACCACCACGCCGTGCGCATGCTGAGCCGCACCTCCCAGAAGAGCCTGGTGGTGTACTCGGCGGACGGCACCAAGGTTCAGACCACGCGCCCCGAGCAGGCCCGCATGGACATACGCCTGGCCAAGACTCTGGTGCTCATTCTGGCGGTGCTGATCATCTGCTGGGGTCCCGTGCTGGCCATCATGGTCTACGACCTCTTCTGGAGGATGGACGACGACATCAAGACGGTGTTTGCGTTCTGCAGCATGCTCTGCCTGCTCAACTCCACCGTCAACCCCATCATCTACGCCCTGAGGAGCAAGGACCTGAGGCACGCCTTCCTCAGCTCGTGTCACGCCTGCCGGGGCAGCGGCCAGCAGCTGGACAACAGCCTCGAATCGGACTGCCAGAACCGCAACATCTCGGCCAACAGGGCCGCCGAGAGCTGCGTGAAGACCACTGTGAAAATAGCCAAAGTAACAATGTCGGTGTCCACGGAGACGTCTGCCGAAGCCGTGTAA